ATCTTCCGGCCCTCGATGCTGGGCGTGGTCGTGATGATCATCGGAAGTCCCTCCGGTCCGGGTTAAAAACGACTGGCGATTGAAGTCCGGCGGGGGCGGCCCGTCAATCGCACCGTGGAGGGACAGGGGCGCCGCCCTGATCAATCAACCCAGCCGGCGCGCCGGCTCCCGCTGGTGCAGGAACTTCGTCAGCAGGTCGCGCGGCGGCGCGACCGAGATGCCTTTGAGCACCTGCCCGACATTGCCGCGGTGATAGGCGCCATGGCTGAGCACATGGAACAGCATCTCCTCGCGCGTCATCCGGCCCGGGTCGCCGTCGGTGAAGCGGAAGGCGAGGGGTTGCGCCAGCGCCGGCGCATCGATGCCGGCGACATAACCCTCGTACCAGAGGTCGGTCTCGGCGACCGCGAAATGCAGCTCGTCGAGCGCCGGCGTCGCCTCGGTGTTGGAGGCCTGGTAGCCATGGCTTTCGCCCAGCAGGTGGGCGCGGAAGATCCGGTCCACCACATAGATATGGTTCAAGGTCCGGATCGCGCTGTGGATCGCGTCCGCATGCCGCTCGGACGCGGTGGCCGAGGCCATGACGTCGAACAGTTCCCGGTTGGCCCAGGACTTCTGGACGAAGAGCGTGGTGAGGATGTGCGGCTGCCACATGGCGATGGTCCTTGCGTCGTGTGAGGCGGGCTGGGAACGGGCGAAGCGCCATCTTGCCATCGCGGCGTCAGCTATCGTTTTCGCCGGATCACGAAGGCGTTCTCCGCCTGCTGGAAGCCGACGCGCGGGTAGTAGGACATCGCATCCGGTGCCGACAGCAGGATCAGCGACACCTCCTCGCCGATCACCGCCCGGGTGCGGCGGATCAGCTCGGCGCCGACGCCGCGGCCCTGCAGCGCCTTGTCGACCGCCAGGTCGGAGAGATAGCAGCAATACGCATAGTCGGTCAGCGCACGGCTGACGCCGACCAGGCGGCCGTCCAGCCAGGCGGAGATGACCAGACTGTTTGGCGCCGCGAACATGCGCGCGATCCGCGGCAGGTCTGAAGTCGGGCGCTTGAGCCCGGCGGCGTCGAAGACCCGTGCGACCTCGACGGGGTCCAGCGGCTGGTTGTGGCGGTACTCGATCGCTTGCTCGGACATGAGTCTTCCTTGTTTGATGGCGCCGGCCCGGCCCTATGCCGCCAGAGTCTTGCGCATGAACACCCGCGCGCTGCCCAGCGGGAAATCCTCCAGCCGGCCGAAGGGCGCATAGCCCTGGCGCGCATAGAAGGCCTCGGCCTGCCAGCCGAAGGTGTCCAGATAGGCGTAACGGGCGCCCAGCTCGCGCGCCCGCTGCTCGCCGGCGCGCAGCAGCGCGGCGCCGAGCCCCTGGCCGCGCCGGGTCTCGTCCACCCACAGGATCTGCAGCTCCAGCCAGCCCAGATAGACCTCGCCGACCAGGCCGCCGATCAGCGCGAGGCCGTCGCGGGCACAGAGCCAGAGCGGCTCGAAGGCCAGGTCCGGCCGGCGCGCGCGGTTGAAGGCGCGCAGCCGGGCGCAGACCTGTTCGGCCTCATCCTCGGTGGCGGTCACAATGGTCGGGGCCGTCATCGTCAGGCCTCCTTGCCGGCAGCGGCGGCCGCCGCCAGCCGGACGTAATGCTCGACCCGCTGCCCCTCCAGGTCCTCGAGGCGTCGCAGCTTCAGATGGCGGCGCAGCTTGCCGCTGCCGCTCAGCAGGCCGTATTCGTCCGGCAGGCTGGCGCCCTGGCCGAACTCCAGCGTCACATGGGCGGCATAGGCGAACAGGCCGCAGCAATGCGGCCGCCCCGGCGCGGCGAACAGGATGCCGCCGTACTTGACCTCCTCGGTCGCGTCCTTGATGGTGCGCTGGATCAGCCGGCGCGCGGCCGAGACCAACTCGAAGTTGTACTCGCTGCCGAGCCGCAGGTCGTCGAGCAGGCGGGCTACACGGGGATCGGTCATGGGTGGCAATGGCAATGGGGCGATCCGCCAAGTATGCGGCCTGCGCCCGGCAAGACCTGGCCCCGGCCCGCCCTGCCGCGTTCGACCAGCGCCCGCGCCTGATGCGCGCGCCGCGTTTGCTTATGCGCAGCGCTTCGTTCGCCGGACCCGGGGCGACTTCCACAATCGCCGGACGATGTTGATGCGCACCCGGAACACGCCTGCCAGCCTGCTGGCCGCGGCGGCAGCGAGCAGGCCGCGCCCCGCCTGGGCCGCCGCGGCGCGCCGGCTGCTGGCACCGCTGCGCGCGCTGGCCTGGGCCTGGCTGGTGCCGGGGTTGATGCTGCTGCTGTGGTGGCTGGCGGCGCGCGAGGCCTGGGTACCGCCGCAGGTGCTGCCACCACCCGTCGAGGTGGCCGCGGCCCTGCAGGGTCTGGTCGCCAGCGGCGAACTCTGGCCGCATACCCTGATCAGCGTGCAGCGCGTCGCGCTGGGTTTTGCCGCCGGCGCCGGCCTGGGCCTGCTGCTGGGCGCGGCGATGGGCCTGTCGCCGCTGGCACGCGACTATCTGCATCCCAGCTTCAAGGCCCTGGCCCAGGTGCCGGTGCTGGGCTGGCTGCCGCTCCTGATGCTGCTGGTCGGCATCGACGAGGCGCTGAAATGGCTGCTGATCGCCAAGGCGGCCCTGGTGCCGGTGGCGCTGAACACGATGCAGGGCCTGCAGAGCGTGCCCAGCCGCTATATCGAGCTGGCCCGGGTGCTGGGCTACACGCGCTGGCAGCGCTTGTCCCGCGTGCTGTTCCCGGCCGCGCTGGCGCCGATCTGGACCGGGCTGCGCTACGGCCTGACCCATGCCTGGCTGGCCCTGGTCGTGGTCGAGCTGCTGGCCTCCAGCGAGGGCCTGGGCTTTCTGATCATCTATGGCCGCCAGCTGTTCCAGCTGGAGCTGGTGATGGCGGCCGTGATCGTGGTCGGCGCCTTCGGCTGGGCGCTAGATCGGCTGCTGGCCGCGATCGAGGCGCGCCTGCTGCGCTGGCGCCGGGAGGCTTTCTGATGGCTGCCCGCTGGGGCCAGGTCTTGCGTGCCGTGCCGCGCCCGCTGCGCGGCTGGGTGCTGCCGGCCCTGCTGCTGGCCCTCTGGTGGGCGGCGCGGGCCTGGGGCTGGTCGGATTCGCCGCTGCTGGTGTCGCCGCTGGCGGTCTGGGAGCGAGGCCTGCAGCAGATCAACTCCGGCGAGCTGTGGAGCGCGCTGTCGGCCAGCCTGCGGCGCGACCTGATCGGCTTCGCGCTCGGCAGCGCCGGCGGCCTGGCCCTCGGCCTGCTGCTGGGCCTGTCGCGCTGGGCCGAGCGCCTGCTGGGCCCGAGCTTTCATACGCTCAAGCAGATCTCGCTGTTCGCCTGGATCCCGCTGCTGTCGGTCTGGTTCGGCCTGGGCGAGCCGGCCAAGGTGGTGTTCCTGGCGCTGGCGGCCTTCTTCCCGGTGGCGCTGAACGCCTTCGAGGGCGTGCGCAGCGTGCCGCGCGAGCTGGTCGAACTGGGCCGGGTGCTGCGCTACGGCCGCTGGCAGCTGCTGCGCCGCGTCGTGCTGCCGGCCGCCGCGCCCAGCCTGTTCACCGGCCTGCACCTGGGCCTGATCTACGCCTGGCTGGCCACCCTGGGCGCCGAGTACCTGCTGTCCGCCGGCCATGGCATCGGCAACACCCTGGTCGCCGGACGCGAGCATTTCCAGATGGACCTGGTGCTGTTCGGCGTGATCGTGGTCGGCCTGGTCGGCTTTGCGCTGAACTGGGTCGCCGGCACGCTGGAGCGGCGCGCGCTGGCCTGGCGCGGCCGCTCGGTCGGGCATTACAGCAGCTGAGGACTCACGCATGAGCGAACCAGCATCCACCGCCGCCGGCACGCTGGAGATCCGGCGCCTGAACAAGCAGTTCGAGGTCAAGGGCCAGGTCTTGCCGGTGCTGCGCGACATCAACCTGCGGGTCGAGCCGGGCGAGTTCCTGGCCATCGTCGGCGCCAGCGGCTGCGGCAAGTCCACCCTGCTGCGCCTGATCCTGGGCCTGGAGCCGGAGTTCGAGGGCCAGCTGCTGCTGGACGGCCGGCCGATCACCGCGCCGGGGCTGGAGCGCGGCATCGTGTTCCAGGAGCATCGCCTGTTCCCCTGGCTGACGGTGCGCGAGAACATCGGCGCCAGCCTGCTCAACAGCGGCCTGACGCCGGGCCAGCAGCGCTTCGCGGTGCGCGACCATATCGCGCTGGTCGGCCTGACCGGCTTCGAGGACGCCTACCCGCACCAGCTCTCCGGCGGCATGGCGCAGCGCGTCGCGATCGCCCGCGCGCTGGCGCCGCGGCCCGAGATCCTGCTGCTGGACGAACCGCTGGGCGCACTCGACGCGCTGACCCGCGCCCATCTGCAGCAGGAGCTGCGCCGCATCTGGCAGGCCGAGGGCATCACGATGGTGATGGTGACCCACGATGTCGACGAGGCCCTGTACCTGGCCGACCGCGTGCTGGTGATGGCGCCGCGCCCGGGCCGGGTGCAGCAGGAGCTGCAGGTCGAGCTGCCGCATCCGCGCGAACGCGCCGGCGCCGAGTTCGCCGCGCTGAAGAAGCAGGTGCTGGCCGCGCTCGGCGCCCCGGCGCATTGATCCTCCGTCGATCCTTCATTCGTTTCCCAACCACAGGAGTTCGAGCGATGAGCGAAGTGCAAGACCCGACCCCTGCCGCCGCCGAGGCGCCGGCCGCCGGCTTCGAGCTGCAGCCGCTGGCCGGCCGCATCGGCGCGGAGCTGCGCGGCCTGCGCCTGTCCGGCGAGCTGGCCCCCGCGACCTTCGCGGCGCTGAAGGCCGCGCTGCTGCGCCACAAGGTGCTGTTCCTGCGCGGCCAGCAGCATCTGGACGATGCCCAGCACGAGGCCTTCGGCCGCCTGTTCGGCGCGCTGGAGGCGCACCCGACCGTGCCCGCGCCCTCCGGCACGCGGCTGCTGGAGCTGGACTCGCTGCATGGCGGGCGCGCCGATTCCTGGCATACCGACGTGACCTTCAAGGCCGCCTTCCCGCAGGTCTCGGTGCTGCGCGCGGTGCTGCTGCCGCCCTATGGCGGCGACACCGTCTGGGCCAACACGGCGGCCGCCTACGAGGCCCTGCCGGCGCCGCTGCAGCGCCTGGCCGAGGGCCTGCGCGCGGTGCATGGCAACGACTACGACTATGCCGCCGCGCGCGTCGTCGAGCAGGACGATCCGGCGCGCCGGCGCTACCGCGAGGTCTTCACCGCCACCACGATCGAGGCCGAGCATCCGGTCGTGCATGTGCATCCCGAGACCGGCGAGCGCGCGCTGCTGCTGGGCCATTTCGCCAAGCGCTTCAGCGGCCTGTCCGGCACCGATTCGCGCCAGCTGCTGGCCACCCTGCAGGCCCATGTGACGCGGCTGGAGAACACCGTGCGCTGGCGCTGGGCGCCGGGCGACGTCGCGATCTGGGACAACCGCGCCACCCAGCATTACGCGATCAACGACTATGGCGCGCAGCACCGCGTGGTGCGCCGCGTCACCGTCTCGGGCACGCCGGCGCAGGGCGTCGACGGCTTCGTCAGCCGCGCGCTGGCCCCGCAATGAACGACAACGCATGAGCATGTGCAATATGGGCGCTTAGGAAAAACCCGGCCGCTTCCTACATTCACGGACGCCATCGCCCCGGCCGCTCGCCATGAGCGCGCGGCCGGGCCCCGTCCATGAATCCGCCTCACAAGGGAGCGCCCATCTTGCCCACCGTCCATCGCCGCCAGGCGTCCACCTTCCCGTCCTGTCCCCCGCGACCCACCACCTGGGCCGTGCTCGGCCTGCTGGCCGGGTTCGCGCTGCCCGCCCAGGCTAACGAGAGCGGTGCCTCCACCAGCCTGCAGCGCGTCGAGCTGACCGGCTCGCGCATCAAGCGCCTGGAGGCCGAGAGCGTCGCGCCGATCACGACGATCAGCCGCGAGGACATCGAGCGCTCCGGCAGCGCCACCCTGGCCGAGCTGCTGCGCCGCCTCAGCGCCAATCCCGGCAACAGCAATGACGAGACCCTGACCAGCAGCTGGGCGCCCGGCGCGGCCGGCGTGGGCCTGCGCGGCCTGGGCCAGAAGAACACCCTGGTGCTGCTGAACGGCCGCCGCCTGCCGGTCTACGGCTTCGCGCAGAACCTGCAGGACAGCTTCGTCGACCTGAACAGCATCCCGACCTCCGCGGTCGAGCGGGTCGATGTGCTGAAGGACGGCGCCTCGGCGCTCTACGGCTCGGATGCGATCGCCGGCGTGATCAACATCATCACGCGGCGCGAGGTGAAGCAGCGCGAGCTGAACCTGAGCGTCGGCCAGGCCACCGAGGGCGGCGGCCGCGAGACCAATGCCAGCCTGACCGGCAGCCTGGCCAGCGCCGACAAGGGTCTGGCCCTGCTGGCCAGCCTGGACCTGTTCCAGCGCCAGGGCGTGCTGGCCAGCGAGCGCGACTTCACGCGCGCGATGGATTTCCGCGCCTACCCCGGCGGCACCCTGAAGCGCGAGACCGGCGGCGGCACCCTGAGCCTGCCGCAGGGCGAGCGCCGCGCGCTGCCCGGCTGCGACCCGGCCGAGCGCGTCGACGCGGCGCTCCTGAACCCGGCCACCCGCGGCACGGTCTGCGGCATCAACCTCGCGCCCTATTTCCAGTTGAGCCCCGAGGCGCGCCGCGCCAACGGCTTCGCCCGCGCCAGCCTGCAGCTGCCGGGCGCACTGGAGGCCTTTGCCGAGCTGCACCTGTCGCACACCGACACGCGCCAGACCTTCCCGCCCTCGACCTTCTTCGACGAGACGCCGCGCTTCGACCCGGTCGGCGGCGGCGTGCGCTGGGAGGACGTCAAGCTGCCGGTGGGGCACCGCCTGAATCCGCAGCCGCAGGCCGCTACCGTGCTGCGCTACAGCTTCCGCGAGCTGGGCCCGCAGAACCAGACCATCGTCAGCGACAGCCACCGCCTGCTGGCCGGCCTCAAGGGCAGCTTCGGCGGAGCGGCCGCGCCCTATGACTGGGAGCTGGCGCTGGGCACCGCGCGCAACCGCATCGACAACACCCAGTACAACCGGGTCAACTGGCAGGAGCTGGTGACCGTGATCCGGGACGGCAGCTACGACTTCGACAAGCCCGCCAACAGCGCGGCGCTGCAATCGCGCCTGCGCCTGAACCCCAAGCGCGAGGCCAGCTCGAGCCTGCAGACCCTGGACGCACGCATCAGCGGCGAGCTGCCCTGGCAGGCGCCGGCCGGCCCGATCGGCTTCGCGGCCGGCGTGGACCTGCGGCGCGAGCGCATGCAGGAGCGGCCCGATGCGGTGCTGGCCGCCGGCCTGGTCTCGGCCCAGGGCACGACCGCGGTGGACGGCCAGCGCGAGGTCGGCGCGCTGTTCGGCGAGCTGAGCCTGCCGCTGACGAAGAGCCTGGAGCTGGGCCTGGCCGGGCGCCAGGATCATTACAGCGACTTCGGCGGCCGCTTCTCGCCCAAGCTCTCGCTGCGCTGGCAGCCCGATGCGCGCTGGCTGCTGCGCGGCAGCTATGCCGCGGGCTTCCGCGCGCCGACCCTGCCGGAGAACGCCCAGTCCGGCGCCACCAGCTTCAGCGTGGTGCGCGATCCCAAGACCCAGGACTACGCCACCATCGCCGTGGTCTATGCCGGCAATCCGCAGCTGCGCGCCGAGACCTCCAAGAGCTACAACCTGGGCCTGGTGTTCGCGCCGCGGCCCGGCAGCCAGCTGAGCCTGGACGCCTACCGCGTCGAGCAGCGCCATGTCGTCGGCCAGGATTCGCTGGACGACATCCTGGCCCAGGAGGGCCAGAGCGCCGTGGCCGGCAAGATCCTGCGCAGCCAGCAGGGCAATCTGCTGACCGTGATCTCGCAGTACGTGAACCAGGGCCGCGTCGCGGTGCAGGGCGTGGACCTGGGCGCCCAGCATCTGCTGCGCCTGGACGGCCTGGGCGAGCTCAAGCTCGGCGCGGACTGGGGCCATCTGGCCTCCTACAAGCGCAGCGCCGGCGTCGACGGCCCCTATGGCGACAACCTGGCCGGCAGCAACATGGTCGCGGCGCTGCCGCGCAACAAGGGCTCGCTGTGGGCGCAATGGCAGGGCCAGGACTGGCATCTGCGCGCCCAGCTGGCCAGCGTCGGCGGCTTCCGCCAGACCCGCAACGCGGCGCAGCGCGAGGTCGGCAGCTGGACCACCGTCGACCTGCATGGCGGCTGGCAGCTGAGGCCCGACCTGCGGCTCAGCGCCTCGCTGCAGAACCTGCTGGACCGCGACCCGCCCTTCGACGCCTCCACCCTGGTCGGCTTCAACACCAGCCAGGCCCATCTGCGCGGCCGCTTCGCGCGCGTCGGCGCCCAGCTGCTGTTCTGATTCCATCGCAAGGACTCCACCCATGAAAACTTCCGTGATCGCCGGCGCCCTGCTCGCCGGCCTGCTGCTGGGCCAGAGCGCCGCCGCGGCCCCAACCCAGCCCCAGCCCCAGGGCATCGCCTGGATCGCCGCCCGTAGCGACGCCGACATCGAGCGCGCGCTGGCCCAGGCCGGCAAGCAGAACAAGCCGGTGCTGCTGTACTGGGGCGCGTCCTGGTGCCCGCCCTGCAACCAGCTCAAGGCCACGCTGTTCAAGCGCCAGGACTTCATCACCCAGACCCGCGCGGTCGTGCCGGTCAATCTGGACGGCGACCTGCCCGGCGCCCAGCGCCTGGGCGCGCGCTTCAAGGTGCGCGGCTATCCGACCCTGATCCTCCTGAACCCGGCCGGCGAGGAGATCACCCGCCTGCCCGGCGAGGTGGACGGCGCCCAGGTCGTCGAGCTGCTGCAGCTGGGCCTGGCCAACGGCCGCGGCTTCGGCGCGGTGCTGGCCGACGCCCGCGCCGGCCGCGCGCTGAACGCCAACGAGTGGCGCATGCTGGGCTTCTATGCCTGGGAGTCAGACGATGGCACGGTGGCGCCGAAGGAGCGCGCCGCGCTGCTGGGCCAGCTGGCCCAGGCGGCCGAACCCGTCGCGCCCGAGGCCGCGCTGCGCCTGCGCCTGAAGGCGCTGAGCAACAGCCAGGAGGGTCAGGCCTTGCCCGCGGGCGCGGCCGGCCAGGCCCTGGTGCTGCAGCAGCTGGCCTCCGCCCAGGCCAGCCGCGAGCAGCTGGACGTGCTGGCCTTCGGCGCGGCGCGCATCGTGCGGGCGCTGGCGCCCAAGCCGGGCGAGGCGCGCGACGCGCTGCTGGCCGCCTACGAGCCGGCGCTGCGGCGCCTGCAGGCCGACGCCGGCCTGGCGCGGGTGGACCGGCTGGGCGCGCTGCTGGCGCGGGTCGAGCTGGCCCGGTTGGACCAGCCGGCGGACAGCGTCCGGCCCGGCCTGCCCGAGCCGCTGCTGCAGGAGGCGCGCGCCTTCACCGCCCAGCAGGACCGCGAGATCAGCGACGGCTACGAGCGCCAGTCGGTGATCAACTGGGCCGCCCATGTGCTGGGCCGCGCCGGCCTGTGGTCGGACAGCGACGCGCTGCTGAAGGCCAATCTGGCGCGCAGCCCGGACAGCTACTACCTGATGAGCCATCTGGGCGGCAATGCGCGCGCCCAGGGGCTGAAGCAGCAGGCGCTGGACTGGCATGGCCAGGCCTTCGCGAAGAGCCAGGGGCCGGCGACGCGCCTGCAATGGGGCGCCAGCTACCTGAGCGAGCTGGTGCAGCTGAGCCCGCAGGACGGCGCGCGCATCGAGCGCACCGCGCTGCAGCTGCTGGACGAGGCCGCCAAGGACCGCGGCGCCTTCCATGGCCGCAGCGCCCGCTCGCTGCAGCGCGCCAGCGACGAGCTGCTGGCCTGGAACCAGGGCCCCGCGCTGAAGCGCCTGCGCCAGCGCAGCGCCAAGCTCTGCGCCGGCCTGCCGGCCGATGACGAGGGCCAGCGCAAGGCCTGCGCCGCGCTGCTCAAGCCCAAGGCCTGAGCGCCGCCGCCGCCGCGCCCCTCAGGCGCGGCGCGCACAAGCTTAGTCGCTCTGCGCATTGGCGCCGGGGTCGGGGCTTGCCTAGCATGGGGCGGGTCTTCTTCTTTCCTTCAAGCAGAACGCTTCATCCTCACCATGCAACGCCGCCATCTCCTGACCCTGGCCGCCGGCTCCGCGCTGGCCTCCACCCTGCCCGCCGCAGCCAACGCCCCCGCGCCCGAGGTGATCCGCATCGCCGCGCCCGAGCAGGGCGCCAGCGGCAAGCAGACCTTTCCCGGCGCCACGCCGTTGGCGGTGGCCAAGGTACGCGGCCTGATCGAGGAGGAGTTCAAGAAGGACGGCATCAAGGTCGAGTGGACCCTGTTCCGCGGCGCCGGCCCGGCGATCAACGAGGCGCTGGCCGCCCGGCAGCTGGACGTGGTCTACCTGGGCGACCTGGCCTCGGTGATCGGCCGCGCGCGCGGGCTCAACACCCGGCTGATCCTGCCGCTGGTGCGCGGCAGCAACAGCTATCTGGCGGTGGCGCCGGGCTCGGACATCAAGAGCTTCGCCGACCTGAAGGGCCGCAAGGTCTCGGTGCTGAAGGGCACGGCCTACCAGCGGCCCTTCGACCAGTTCCTGGCCGACGCCGGCCTGACGGAGAAGGACGTCAAGCTGCTGAACCTGGACTGGCCGGCCTCCAAGGCCGCGGTGGTCAACAAGGACATCGACGCCACCTTCGGCGGCACCGACCTGAACCTGCTGGCCGACAAGGGCGTCGCGCTGCCGGTCAACACCCGCGGCAAGGGCCCGGCCTACACGATCCAGAGCTCGGTGCTGGCCACCGAGGAGTTCACCGGCAGGTACCCGGCCCACACCACCCGCCTGGTGGCCGCGATCCTGCGCGCCTCGCACTGGGCCTCGGACGAGGCGAATCGCGAGGCGCTGATCCAGCTCTGGCAGCAGGCCAGCGGCACGCCGGCCACCGTGTTCCGCGCCGAGTACGAGGGCACGCCACTGCGCCAGCGCAACTCGCCGCTGTTCGACGACTTCACCCGCGCCGCCTACAAGGGCGTGGTGGCCGATGCGCAGCGCCTGGGCCTGATCAAGCAGGGCTTTGATGTCGAGGCCTGGCTGGAGCCGCGCTTCGTCAACGAGGCCTTGCGCCAGCTGAAGCTGGAGGGCTACTGGCAGCCGACCGACAAGGACGGCAAGCTCGCCGCCAAGGTTTGATGCCGATGAGCCAGCAGGCCCGCCCCAACATCCTTTTCATCCTGGCCGACGATCTCGGCTGGGCCGACCTCGGCGTCTACGGCCAGCAGGACTACGCGACCCCGCACCTGGACCAGCTGGCCGCCGGCGGGCTGCGCTTCACCCAGGCCTATGCCAATTCGGCGGTCTGCTCGGCCACCCGCTTCGCGTTGATGACCGGGCGCTACCAGTACCGCCTGCCCGGCGGGCTGGAGGAGCCGATCCCGACCGCCACCGGCCCGCGTGGGCCGATCGGCTTGCCGCCCGAACATCCCACCCTGCCCTCGCTGCTGCGCGATGCCGGCTACGACACCGCGCTGATCGGCAAATGGCATCTGGGCCCGCTGCCGGAGTTCGGCCCGCTGAAGAGCGGCTACCAGCGCTTCTTCGGCAACTACGGCGGCGTGATCGACTACTTCACCCACAAGCCGGGCGTCGGCGCCCAGGTGCCGCGCGACCTCTACGAGGGCGAGCTGCCCGTCGAGCGGGTCGGCTACTACACCCAGATCCTGGCAGACGAGGCCGAGGCCTATCTGGGCGACCCGGCGCGCCGCGCGGCGCCCTTCTTCCTGTCGCTGCACTTCACCGCGCCGCACTGGCCCTGGGAGGGGCCCCAGGACGAGGCGGTGTCGAAGCAATTGACCAGCCTGTTCCACTACGACGGCGGCACCCAGGCCACCTATGGCCGCATGGTGCAGGCGCTGGACCGCGCGGTCGGCCAGGTGCTGGCCACCCTGGCCGCGCAGGGCCTGGCGGACAACACCCTGGTCGTCTTCAGCAGCGACAACGGCGGCGAACGCTTCAGCAAGACCTGGCCCTTCACCGGCCAGAAGACCGAGCTGCTGGAGGGCGGCCTGCGCGTGCCGACCCTGCTGCGCTGGCCGGCGCGCCTCGCGCCAGCGCAGGTCAGCGAGCAGGTGATCGCGACGATGGACTGGCTGCCGACCCTGCTGGCCGCCGCCGGCCTCGAGCCGCATCCGGACTACCCGAGCGATGGCGAGAACCTGCTGCCGCTGCTGGACGGCGCGGCGCCGGCGCGCGAGCGACGCCTGTTCTGGCGCTACAAGGCCCATGGCCAGCGCGCGCTGCGCGAGGGGCGCTGGAAATACCTGAAGATCAACGAGCAGGAGTTCCTGTTCGACCTCGAGGCCGACCCGCGCGAACGCGCCAACCTGAAGACCCGCGAGCCGGCCCTGTTCGAACGCCTGCGCCAAGACTGGCTGGACTGGGACGCCGACATGCTGCCGATCGGCGCCGAGGTCTTCACCCATGGCCTGAGCCCGGCGGTGCAGGCGGACCGCTACCGCCCGCAGGAGCTGGCGCCGCGGCCGGTCAGTACAAACGGACCGTGATGTCGAAATGCCAGCTGCGGCGGATCTCGACCACGTCGTACTCGCGCGCCAGCGCCGGCGAGAAGGCCTGATATGGCGCCTGGCTGTGCACGATGCGGCGCACCGCCTCGTCGACGGCCGGCACGCCGCTGGAGCGCACGAAGCTGATCGACTCCACCGAGCCGTCACTGCGCACCGCCACCGTGACGACCGGATCCTGGTGCGGCTGCCTGACGGCGTCGCGGGCCAGATCCATCGTCGTCGCCATGTTCAGCTGGATCTTGCGGCTCATCGCCTCGCCATAAAGCGCCAGCTCGGCATTCGGATCGCTGCGCCCGAACAGCCGGCCGCGCCGCGCGCTGCCGACCGACAGCGGCAGCGAGGAGGCTGACGAGGGCTGCGCTGTCTGGCGCGCGGCGGCATCGCGCCGCGCCGCCTCCTCGTCCAGCTGCTTGCCGATCTCGCGCAGCCGGGCCTCGCGCCGCTCGGCCGCGGCGGCGGCTTCGGCGGCTGCGGCCGCCTTGGCGGCTTGCGCGGCGTTGGTGACGGCAGCTGCTGCGGCCGCGCGCTCGGCCTCTTGCTGCTGCTGTTGCTGAAACCTGCGCTCGGCGGCCTGGCGTTCCGCTGCGGCGGCTTCCCTGGCTGCCGCCTGCCGGGCCGCCTCGGCCCTGGCCGCTTCCTCCGCACGCGCGGACTCCGCCTCCTCGCGTGCCCGCCGCTGCGCCGCGGCCTCGGCTGCCGCAGCGGCCTGCGCCTGCTGCTTCTGCAGCAGCTCGGCGGCACGCTGACGCTCCTCGGCCTCGCGCAAAGCCGCCATCGCCGCGGCCTGCTGCTGTCGTCGCGCATCCTCTTCCCGGGCCGCAGTAGCCAGTTGCCGTTGCCGCCGTTCGAGCTCCTCGCGCTCGGCCGCCAGCCGCGCTGCCTCCGCTTCCGCCTTCGCAGCGGCTGCTACAGCCGCCTCACGGCGGATGGCATCCTCCCGCGCCTCTCGACGTCGCTGTTCCTCCTCCAATGCCGCCAGTCTGGCGACCTCGGCCAGGCGTTCCCGCTCCAGCCGCTGCACCTCCACCTCCTGCATCGCGCGTTGCAGCGCGGCCGTCGGGCTGGAGGCCGGCAGCTCGGGCATGGCCGGCACGCTCCACGTCACGCTCTCGGACGGGGTCAAGGCCACGACGACCGGCGCGGGCAGCGCTGGCGCTTGCGCCACGCTCGAGGGCTCGACGGCTGCCGCCGACATTTCCGCCGGCACCGGCTCGGGTTCGATCACAAGCTCCGCCGGCCGGGCCACCTGCGGCGCAAGCATCACCACCGTCTGAGTAGCCGGCACTGGCGCCGCAGCCGGGGACGTGGCCGGTTCGGTGCTCGGCGCTACCGGCGCCTGCGGCGGAGCAGCCCCCCTGGGCGGCGCCAGCACGACTCGCAGCGGCTCGGGCGCCTCGGCACGGCGCTCGCGCCAGGGC
This genomic stretch from Roseateles sp. DAIF2 harbors:
- a CDS encoding ABC transporter substrate-binding protein, which gives rise to MQRRHLLTLAAGSALASTLPAAANAPAPEVIRIAAPEQGASGKQTFPGATPLAVAKVRGLIEEEFKKDGIKVEWTLFRGAGPAINEALAARQLDVVYLGDLASVIGRARGLNTRLILPLVRGSNSYLAVAPGSDIKSFADLKGRKVSVLKGTAYQRPFDQFLADAGLTEKDVKLLNLDWPASKAAVVNKDIDATFGGTDLNLLADKGVALPVNTRGKGPAYTIQSSVLATEEFTGRYPAHTTRLVAAILRASHWASDEANREALIQLWQQASGTPATVFRAEYEGTPLRQRNSPLFDDFTRAAYKGVVADAQRLGLIKQGFDVEAWLEPRFVNEALRQLKLEGYWQPTDKDGKLAAKV
- a CDS encoding thioredoxin fold domain-containing protein, whose translation is MKTSVIAGALLAGLLLGQSAAAAPTQPQPQGIAWIAARSDADIERALAQAGKQNKPVLLYWGASWCPPCNQLKATLFKRQDFITQTRAVVPVNLDGDLPGAQRLGARFKVRGYPTLILLNPAGEEITRLPGEVDGAQVVELLQLGLANGRGFGAVLADARAGRALNANEWRMLGFYAWESDDGTVAPKERAALLGQLAQAAEPVAPEAALRLRLKALSNSQEGQALPAGAAGQALVLQQLASAQASREQLDVLAFGAARIVRALAPKPGEARDALLAAYEPALRRLQADAGLARVDRLGALLARVELARLDQPADSVRPGLPEPLLQEARAFTAQQDREISDGYERQSVINWAAHVLGRAGLWSDSDALLKANLARSPDSYYLMSHLGGNARAQGLKQQALDWHGQAFAKSQGPATRLQWGASYLSELVQLSPQDGARIERTALQLLDEAAKDRGAFHGRSARSLQRASDELLAWNQGPALKRLRQRSAKLCAGLPADDEGQRKACAALLKPKA
- a CDS encoding TonB-dependent receptor, whose protein sequence is MPTVHRRQASTFPSCPPRPTTWAVLGLLAGFALPAQANESGASTSLQRVELTGSRIKRLEAESVAPITTISREDIERSGSATLAELLRRLSANPGNSNDETLTSSWAPGAAGVGLRGLGQKNTLVLLNGRRLPVYGFAQNLQDSFVDLNSIPTSAVERVDVLKDGASALYGSDAIAGVINIITRREVKQRELNLSVGQATEGGGRETNASLTGSLASADKGLALLASLDLFQRQGVLASERDFTRAMDFRAYPGGTLKRETGGGTLSLPQGERRALPGCDPAERVDAALLNPATRGTVCGINLAPYFQLSPEARRANGFARASLQLPGALEAFAELHLSHTDTRQTFPPSTFFDETPRFDPVGGGVRWEDVKLPVGHRLNPQPQAATVLRYSFRELGPQNQTIVSDSHRLLAGLKGSFGGAAAPYDWELALGTARNRIDNTQYNRVNWQELVTVIRDGSYDFDKPANSAALQSRLRLNPKREASSSLQTLDARISGELPWQAPAGPIGFAAGVDLRRERMQERPDAVLAAGLVSAQGTTAVDGQREVGALFGELSLPLTKSLELGLAGRQDHYSDFGGRFSPKLSLRWQPDARWLLRGSYAAGFRAPTLPENAQSGATSFSVVRDPKTQDYATIAVVYAGNPQLRAETSKSYNLGLVFAPRPGSQLSLDAYRVEQRHVVGQDSLDDILAQEGQSAVAGKILRSQQGNLLTVISQYVNQGRVAVQGVDLGAQHLLRLDGLGELKLGADWGHLASYKRSAGVDGPYGDNLAGSNMVAALPRNKGSLWAQWQGQDWHLRAQLASVGGFRQTRNAAQREVGSWTTVDLHGGWQLRPDLRLSASLQNLLDRDPPFDASTLVGFNTSQAHLRGRFARVGAQLLF